Proteins found in one Coffea eugenioides isolate CCC68of chromosome 5, Ceug_1.0, whole genome shotgun sequence genomic segment:
- the LOC113770616 gene encoding 1-aminocyclopropane-1-carboxylate oxidase 1-like, protein MENFPVINMKNLNGNKRASTMEHIKDACENWGFFELVNHGIPHEMMDTVERLTKGHYKKCMEQRFKELVASKALEGVQAEITDMDWESTFFLRHLPVSNISQVPDLDDEYRTLMKEFAVRLEKLAEELLDLLCENLGLEKGYLKKAFYGSKGPNFGTKVSNYPPCPKPELIKGLRPHTDAGGVILLFQDDKVSGLQLLKGDQWVDVPPMKHSIVVNLGDQLEVITNGKYKSVLHRVIAQTDGNRMSLASFYNPGNDAVIYPAPALLEKEAEERKEVYPKFVFDDYMKLYAGLKFQAKEPRFELMKNVEANVTMGPIATA, encoded by the exons ATGGAGAACTTCCCAGTAATCAACATGAAAAACCTCAATGGTAACAAGAGAGCTTCCACCATGGAGCATATAAAGGATGCTTGTGAAAACTGGGGTTTCTTTGAG TTGGTGAACCATGGAATCCCACACGAGATGATGGACACAGTTGAAAGATTGACAAAAGGTCATTACAAGAAATGCATGGAGCAAAGGTTCAAGGAGTTGGTGGCAAGCAAGGCTTTAGAGGGTGTACAAGCTGAGATTACGGATATGGATTGGGAGAGCACATTTTTCTTGCGCCACCTTCCTGTCTCAAACATTTCACAAGTCCCTGATCTAGATGATGAATACAG GACCCTCATGAAGGAGTTTGCGGTAAGATTAGAAAAATTGGCTGAAGAACTTCTTGATTTACTATGTGAAAATCTTGGTCTCGAGAAGGGCTATTTGAAGAAAGCCTTTTATGGTTCAAAAGGTCCCAATTTTGGCACCAAGGTTAGCAACTACCCTCCATGTCCCAAGCCAGAATTGATTAAGGGACTTCGACCACACACTGATGCTGGTGGGGTTATCTTGCTTTTCCAAGACGACAAAGTaagtggtctacaactcctcaaGGGTGATCAATGGGTTGATGTCCCTCCAATGAAGCACTCTATTGTGGTCAACCTTGGTGACCAACTCGAG GTGATTACCAATGGAAAATACAAAAGTGTGCTCCACCGAGTCATAGCTCAAACAGATGGAAATAGGATGTCACTTGCTTCATTCTACAATCCAGGCAATGATGCAGTTATTTATCCAGCACCAGCACTACTGGAAAAAGaagcagaagaaagaaaagaagtctACCCAAAATTTGTTTTTGATGACTACATGAAACTGTATGCTGGACTTAAATTCCAGGCCAAAGAGCCAAGATTTGAACTCATGAAGAACGTGGAAGCCAATGTTACCATGGGTCCAATTGCAACTGCCTAG